One window of the Lytechinus variegatus isolate NC3 chromosome 3, Lvar_3.0, whole genome shotgun sequence genome contains the following:
- the LOC121411259 gene encoding cholinesterase 1-like isoform X1, whose translation MELLCILVFFVSSVLVVSGQNPRVTVTEGELVGKTVEFSEDRFINVTKNVDIYLGVPYASPPTRFAAPEPMTQWEGERNATQFAPACQQAPTFVYPNMAEDCLYLNIYTPSPKASGIPVMVWIHGGGFSTGTAMTYDYYGLPLVAVGDVIVVAINYRLAIFAQFSTEDENSPGNYGMLDQVAALKWVYENIEAFGGDKNKVTIFGESAGSGSVSFHIISKLSRQYFNQAIYQSGTVFSPWAFKHDPVAELEKAQQLGIKMGCDDVISNSALVSCLRDADALELSVAADEIYQLQYPVTLDGSFLDDTPTNLYEMGDFANVPIMVGFNKDEGTLNPFVFLPDYVGSPTPPPINRTYFEGVVKLILNNYGRDDEIVYESVLQEYIDWTNADDPEADYFQSWVNFGTDSDFGCPSDFVVRKHAEASGTVYKYYMTHEPSKSLFLYGDIYPNTPWLGAGHGEDLTFVWGLPFIDELYYIHGHNLTDEENALSVKFMQFWTNFAKSGDPSKSSVDGEAGVGVDSWPLYTIPELEHKELSLELGEGRAVLARQCHFWNEYLPDLEAFANTIDEDQKEWREGYDDWKDEMAVWEQYFEEYKQLPTCN comes from the exons ATGGAGTTGTTATGTATCTTGGTGTTTTTCGTTTCCTCTGTACTTGTCGTGTCTGGACAAAACCCCCGCGTGACTGTAACTGAAGGCGAGCTTGTAGGAAAGACCGTCGAGTTTAGTGAGGATCGGTTCATCAACGTGACTAAAAATGTAGACATATACTTG GGTGTTCCTTATGCGAGTCCGCCAACTCGGTTTGCAGCCCCGGAGCCCATGACGCAATGGGAGGGCGAAAGAAATGCTACACAATTTGCCCCTGCGTGTCAACAGGCACCGACTTTCGTATACCCCAACATGGCAGAAGATTGTCTGTACCTGAACATTTACACACCGAGCCCAAAG GCATCTGGAATTCCTGTGATGGTGTGGATACACGGAGGAGGGTTCTCCACTGGTACGGCAATGACATACGATTATTACGGATTACCTTTAGTTGCTGTTGGTGATGTCATTGTTGTAGCTATCAACTACCGACTCGCGATTTTCGCTCAGTTTTCAACCG aGGACGAAAACTCACCAGGGAATTATGGAATGCTGGATCAAGTGGCTGCTCTGAAATGGGTTTATGAAAACATAGAAG CATTCGGTGGTGATAAGAACAAAGTGACCATATTTGGAGAAAGTGCTGGATCAGGAAGTGTTAGTTTTCACATTATCTCCAAGCTTAGCAGACAATATTTCAATCAGGCAATATATCAG AGTGGGACTGTGTTTAGTCCATGGGCCTTCAAGCACGATCCAGTTGCTGAGCTTGAGAAAGCACAACAACTTGGAATAAAGATGGGTTGTGACGATGTCATCTCTAATTCTGCTTTGGTTTCCTGCCTCCGGGATGCAGATGCCCTGGAACTAAGCGTGGCAGCTGACGAG ATTTATCAGTTACAATATCCAGTAACTTTGGACGGTTCATTCTTAGATGACACCCCAACCAACCTCTATGAGATGGGAGATTTTGCAAACGTACCAATCATGGTTGGCTTCAACAAGGACGAAGGCACACTGAACCCGTTCGTTTTCCTTCCAGACTACGTTGGAAGCCCGACTCCACCACCAATAAATCGCACCTACTTTGAAGGAGTGGTTAAgttaattttgaataattatggcAGGGATGATGAGATCGTATACGAATCTGTGCTCCAGGAATACATCGACTGGACTAATGCTGATGATCCAGAAGCCGATTACTTTCAATCGTGGGTTAATTTCGGGACTGATTCTGACTTTGGCTGCCCATCGGATTTTGTCGTCAGGAAACATGCTGAAGCTAGTGGTACAGTCTACAAGTATTACATGACACATGAACCATCTAA GAGTCTCTTTCTGTATGGAGATATTTATCCGAATACTCCGTGGTTAGGAGCTGGTCATGGAGAAGATCTAACGTTTGTTTGGGGTCTCCCTTTTATTGATGAGCTTTACTATATTCATGGGCACAACTTGACAGATGAGGAAAACGCACTGTCCGTGAAATTCATGCAGTTCTGGACAAACTTTGCCAAGTCTGG AGATCCCAGCAAATCAAGTGTTGATGGAGAAGCAGGAGTAGGAGTCGATTCATGGCCCTTGTACACTATCCCTGAGCTCGAACACAAGGAACTATCCCTAGAACTGGGCGAAGGCAGAGCTGTGTTGGCGAGACAGTGCCATTTCTGGAACGAATATTTACCCGATCTGGAGGCATTTGCAA ACACGATTGACGAAGATCAGAAAGAATGGCGAGAGGGCTATGATGACTGGAAAGATGAAATGGCAGTGTGGGAACAGTACTTTGAAGAATACAAACAGCTACCAACATGCAATTAG
- the LOC121411260 gene encoding cholinesterase 1-like, whose protein sequence is MMRFSPILMIFAVAVCVSGESPRVEVTEGILVGKTVQFTENQYINLTKDVDMFLGVPFASPPTRFARAQPMTRWEGERNATEFTPACQQVPQPLFYPVMSEDCLYLNVYTPSPKPSTGIPVMVWIHGGAFSTGTSMIYDYYGAPLVAVGDVIIVTFNYRLAIFAQLSTEDEEAPGNVGMLDQVAALEWVYNNIEAFGGDKEQITIFGESAGSASVSFHLLSKLSRKFFKQAVLQSGTAFSPWAFKHDPVAELEKAQELGREMGCVDVTSTSALVTCLRDVEDPLALSTAADKVYGNQYPVTLDGTFLEDTPANLYKNNDFANVPLLIGFNRDEGTIGPYFYFPSYVGSPTPPPMDRNLFEIFVKGLLVNYGTDDEIVHDAVFQEYIDWTMADNPESDYFQSFVNYGTDSDYACPSDIVMRKHTEAGGTVYKYFMTHAPSKSYFMVAGEIPNTPWLGAGHGEDLTFVWGVPFIDELYHVHGHNLTDEENALSVKFMQFWTNFAKSGDPGKSIPGAEPGEGDDFWPLYTIPELRHKILSPSFGEDRALKARECRFWANYVPTLQSFANSIDEDQKEWRESYDDWKSEMTDWEQAFEKYKEQPTCN, encoded by the exons ATGATGCGATTttctccgattttgatgatttttgctGTCGCTGTTTGTGTATCGGGAGAAAGTCCTCGTGTGGAAGTGACAGAAGGAATTCTTGTGGGAAAGACAGTGCAGTTCACTGAGAACCAGTACATCAATCTAACCAAAGATGTCGACATGTTTCTT GGCGTTCCCTTCGCTAGTCCTCCAACGCGGTTCGCCCGAGCTCAGCCGATGACAAGATGGGAGGGAGAACGGAATGCCACTGAGTTTACACCTGCGTGCCAACAAGTACCTCAGCCTTTATTCTATCCCGTCATGTCAGAAGATTGCCTCTATCTAAATGTTTACACACCAAGTCCAAAG CCATCAACAGGGATACCTGTCATGGTATGGATTCATGGAGGTGCTTTTTCAACGGGGACCTCAATGATATATGATTACTACGGAGCTCCATTGGTAGCTGTTGGTGACGTCATAATAGTAACATTCAACTACCGATTAGCGATCTTTGCACAATTGTCAACAG aGGATGAAGAAGCACCTGGAAACGTTGGAATGTTGGACCAAGTAGCTGCACTAGAATGGGTTTACAACAACATAGAAG CTTTTGGAGGTGACAAAGAACAGATAACCATATTTGGCGAAAGTGCAGGATCTGCGAGCGTCAGTTTTCACCTGCTCTCCAAACTGAGTAGAAAGTTTTTCAAGCAAGCTGTGCTTCAG AGTGGAACTGCATTTAGTCCATGGGCCTTCAAGCATGATCCAGTCGCTGAGCTTGAGAAAGCACAGGAACTTGGAAGAGAGATGGGTTGTGTAGATGTGACATCTACCTCAGCTTTGGTGACTTGCCTCCGAGATGTAGAAGACCCCTTAGCTCTGAGCACAGCAGCCGACAAG GTATACGGCAATCAGTATCCAGTGACTCTGGATGGTACTTTTTTGGAAGACACTCCAGCCAATCTCTATAAGAATAACGACTTTGCCAACGTTCCACTCCTGATAGGTTTTAACCGGGACGAGGGTACAATAGGCCCGTACTTTTATTTTCCATCTTATGTCGGAAGTCCGACGCCACCTCCTATGGATCGTAACCTGTTCGAGATCTTTGTGAAGGGTCTTCTGGTCAATTATGGTACAGACGACGAGATCGTGCACGATGCCGTGTTCCAGGAATACATTGACTGGACAATGGCTGATAATCCGGAAAGTGATTACTTCCAGTCGTTTGTGAATTACGGAACCGATTCAGACTACGCTTGTCCGTCAGATATCGTGATGCGGAAACACACAGAGGCCGGTGGAACAGTCTACAAATATTTCATGACCCATGCACCATCTAA GAGTTACTTCATGGTCGCAGGTGAGATCCCAAACACTCCTTGGTTGGGAGCAGGTCATGGTGAAGACCTCACATTCGTGTGGGGTGTGCCCTTCATCGATGAACTTTACCATGTACATGGGCACAATTTGACAGATGAAGAGAACGCCCTCTCCGTCAAGTTCATGCAATTTTGGACAAACTTTGCAAAATCAGG TGATCCCGGCAAGTCCATCCCTGGTGCAGAGCCCGGAGAAGGAGATGATTTTTGGCCTTTATACACGATTCCTGAATTAAGACACAAAATACTCTCACCGAGTTTTGGTgaggatagagctttaaaggcTCGTGAGTGTCGTTTCTGGGCGAACTACGTTCCGACCCTTCAATCCTTTGCAA ACTCAATTGATGAGGATCAGAAGGAATGGCGAGAGAGCTATGACGACTGGAAGAGTGAAATGACCGACTGGGAGCAGGCGTTCGAAAAATACAAAGAACAGCCAACATGCAATTAG
- the LOC121411259 gene encoding cholinesterase 1-like isoform X2, giving the protein MELLCILVFFVSSVLVVSGQNPRVTVTEGELVGKTVEFSEDRFINVTKNVDIYLGVPYASPPTRFAAPEPMTQWEGERNATQFAPACQQAPTFVYPNMAEDCLYLNIYTPSPKASGIPVMVWIHGGGFSTGTAMTYDYYGLPLVAVGDVIVVAINYRLAIFAQFSTEDENSPGNYGMLDQVAALKWVYENIEAFGGDKNKVTIFGESAGSGSVSFHIISKLSRQYFNQAIYQSGTVFSPWAFKHDPVAELEKAQQLGIKMGCDDVISNSALVSCLRDADALELSVAADEIYQLQYPVTLDGSFLDDTPTNLYEMGDFANVPIMVGFNKDEGTLNPFVFLPDYVGSPTPPPINRTYFEGVVKLILNNYGRDDEIVYESVLQEYIDWTNADDPEADYFQSWVNFGTDSDFGCPSDFVVRKHAEASGTVYKYYMTHEPSKSLFLYGDIYPNTPWLGAGHGEDLTFVWGLPFIDELYYIHGHNLTDEENALSVKFMQFWTNFAKFG; this is encoded by the exons ATGGAGTTGTTATGTATCTTGGTGTTTTTCGTTTCCTCTGTACTTGTCGTGTCTGGACAAAACCCCCGCGTGACTGTAACTGAAGGCGAGCTTGTAGGAAAGACCGTCGAGTTTAGTGAGGATCGGTTCATCAACGTGACTAAAAATGTAGACATATACTTG GGTGTTCCTTATGCGAGTCCGCCAACTCGGTTTGCAGCCCCGGAGCCCATGACGCAATGGGAGGGCGAAAGAAATGCTACACAATTTGCCCCTGCGTGTCAACAGGCACCGACTTTCGTATACCCCAACATGGCAGAAGATTGTCTGTACCTGAACATTTACACACCGAGCCCAAAG GCATCTGGAATTCCTGTGATGGTGTGGATACACGGAGGAGGGTTCTCCACTGGTACGGCAATGACATACGATTATTACGGATTACCTTTAGTTGCTGTTGGTGATGTCATTGTTGTAGCTATCAACTACCGACTCGCGATTTTCGCTCAGTTTTCAACCG aGGACGAAAACTCACCAGGGAATTATGGAATGCTGGATCAAGTGGCTGCTCTGAAATGGGTTTATGAAAACATAGAAG CATTCGGTGGTGATAAGAACAAAGTGACCATATTTGGAGAAAGTGCTGGATCAGGAAGTGTTAGTTTTCACATTATCTCCAAGCTTAGCAGACAATATTTCAATCAGGCAATATATCAG AGTGGGACTGTGTTTAGTCCATGGGCCTTCAAGCACGATCCAGTTGCTGAGCTTGAGAAAGCACAACAACTTGGAATAAAGATGGGTTGTGACGATGTCATCTCTAATTCTGCTTTGGTTTCCTGCCTCCGGGATGCAGATGCCCTGGAACTAAGCGTGGCAGCTGACGAG ATTTATCAGTTACAATATCCAGTAACTTTGGACGGTTCATTCTTAGATGACACCCCAACCAACCTCTATGAGATGGGAGATTTTGCAAACGTACCAATCATGGTTGGCTTCAACAAGGACGAAGGCACACTGAACCCGTTCGTTTTCCTTCCAGACTACGTTGGAAGCCCGACTCCACCACCAATAAATCGCACCTACTTTGAAGGAGTGGTTAAgttaattttgaataattatggcAGGGATGATGAGATCGTATACGAATCTGTGCTCCAGGAATACATCGACTGGACTAATGCTGATGATCCAGAAGCCGATTACTTTCAATCGTGGGTTAATTTCGGGACTGATTCTGACTTTGGCTGCCCATCGGATTTTGTCGTCAGGAAACATGCTGAAGCTAGTGGTACAGTCTACAAGTATTACATGACACATGAACCATCTAA GAGTCTCTTTCTGTATGGAGATATTTATCCGAATACTCCGTGGTTAGGAGCTGGTCATGGAGAAGATCTAACGTTTGTTTGGG